CTGAGCGCGCCGGCACCCTGCGCCGCAGTCTTCGCGGCATCCGCGAGCAAGCCCTGCTGACACAAGGCACGTGCATTGCCAAGAAAGGCGGCGGCCACCAGTTGCCTCCCTTCTGCGCTCACGAACGGATCCGATGGCTGCAGCGTGCGCAACCGCTCGAACGCGGTCAGCGCACGTGGCCCGTCGTTAGCACTCGCGGCAAGGCGCACCGCGTCCATCAGCGAGGCCGGGTCGCCGCTCGCAATCTGCTGGTCGATCTTCTGCTGCTGCAACAGGTCCTGCATACGGTCGCGCTGTGCAGCCAGTGCCGTCGAGCGCGGTGCGTAGCGTAGCCCTGCCTGGACCAGATCGAGATATTGCTGCGCCTGGCCTGGGTCGTTCACCTTCTCCGCCGCAGTGATGATGCCGTCAACCAGCATTTCGATCGCCTGCTCGGTCTCGGGTGCGTCGTCGCCTCGCAGCGACGACATCGCACTGGTCACTGCGTCAAGCCACTCGCTGCTCGCCGCAGGCCTGGCGGCGAGTTGCGTCAGCGCGCGGCGCGCGTCGTCCACGCTCGCGCGATTCGCGTGCGCGTCCGGATGCGCGGCCGCATCCGCCACAGCGGCGTCCAGCTGCGCGTGGCGTTGCTGCAGAAGCATCGAGTCCGGGAATAGCTGCAACGCCAGCGTCATTCTCGAGCGCGCCTTGTCGAGTTGACCCAGATCGATCGACTGCCCGATCGCCGCGTCGTATTTCGACTCCAGCTGGCTGTTTTTCAGCAGTGCGCTACCCGGGTCGAGCGCGCGGATGCGCTCGAGAATTTCGGCGGCGCTGCCGGGCTGATCTTCGAACAATGCGTCGCGCTCGCTCGCCTGATCGAGGTCACCGCCCAGTCTGCCGAGCAGATCGTTGCGCTCGTCTTCGATCCGCTTACGGCGCCCGTCGAAGGTCGGTGAAAACAGCTTAAGCCGATCGCGCAGCTCGAACACGTGCCGGACGGCGCCATAGTCGAAGCGGCCAAGCGTCGGATTCCAGTATGCGTCGAGGCGCTCCAGCAAAAAGGCCTGGATAGCCTCGCTCTGGTCGAGCACCGCGCGTTCGCGTTCGTCTTCGCCGAGCGCATCGAGTGCCGTCATCATCTGATTTTCGTTCACGTAGTGCTGCGGATTCGCTGCCGCGAGGCGCTCGATCGCCGTTTCCAGTTGCCGATGACGCATCTGGGTATGCAGCATCGCCCCACCCGCCGCCAGCGCCGCAACGGCGAGCGCCGTGCCGACGTACGGCGCGAGGCGCTCGCTCGTGCTCCTGCGGCGCAGTCCGTCGATCAGCGCCTCGACACTATGCGGCCGCTCCTCGCCATGAAACGCAACTGCGTCGCACAGCGCCTTCTGCTGGCGTCGGGACAGACCGGCTACGACGGGCGGTTGCCGCCCTTCCTTCATCGCCACATCGGCGCTGTGACGATCGAACGGGTGGCTGCCGGTCAGCAATTCGAAGATCACGCAGCCGAGCGCGTAAACATCGTCGCGGACGGCAGGATGCGCGCCTTCGATCATTTCCAGACTCGCGTAGGCTGGCGTAAGCGCACCGAGCGTGCCCGCGTCGAACACCGTTTGCTCGCCCACCGCGCCGGCGCCGGACATACCCGCGCGGGCGATGCCGAAGTCGAAAACCTTGGCGACGTAATCGCGCGTCACCATCACGTTACCGGGCTTGAAATCCGAGTGCACGATGCCGCTCGCGTGGGCCCGCTGCAACGCGTGCGCCATGCCTTCGATCAACGGCCATGCCTCGTCGAACGGCATGCCCCCGGAGGCCCGTTCGCGGATCAGCGTGCGCAGATCGGTGCCGTCGATGTACTCCATCGTCATGTAGACGATCGTGCCGTCCTTGTCGAAGTCGTAGACGTGCACGATGTGGTCGTCGGCGAGCCGTTGCGCGCGGCGCGCTTCGCGTTGCAGCGCAATCAGCGCATCGGGATGGCGGCGGAACTCGTCGTTGAGCACCTTGACCGCCACGTAAGGATCGCGGTCGCGCGCTTCCACCTTGCGCTCGTCCTTCGCGAGATAGACCACACCCATGCCGCCGCGGCCCAGTTCACGCTCGAGCAGAAAGCGGCCTTTCAGCAGCATGCCGACGCTCGCGTGCTCCACGCTCTGCACCTCTGCGAGACTCTGCCAGCTGGCGCGGTTCAGGCTGCCGTCAGCGGCCGAGTTGCCTGTGCCGGTGCGACGACTGTTGGCGCTGCTCGCAGGCTTCACGACCGTCGCGTCAGCGTCCGCCCCGTGCACGGATGCGAGGGCATGCTGATGCCCGCTGCGTGCGGACTGCACCCTGGTCAGCTCGAAGTCATCGGCGTCGGATTCGGCCTCTGATCCGGCATCGGAATCGGATAGCGAACGCGCGGATGACGCAGCGTGCCCTGGCGGAGGATGCGATTCGACGTCGGCCGTCCGGTGCGTGCGCGGTGGCAACGAAGGAACGGCATGCTTCGATGCAATCAGCCGTCCATACCCGGCCTTGAGCGAATCGAACAGCGTTGCGAGCGTCGAAGTGCGTTCGCGGCATGCGGCCAGAAAGTCGTTGAAGTTGTTCATGACGAGAAGTTCACGATGCGTCGAGCCGCACGAAAACGGCCGAAATGTTGTCCCGTGCGCGTCCCGCGAGCGCGAGCGCAAACAGGCGCCTGACCTGCTCCTGCGGATCGTCCGGCGTGCAGCATGCGTTCGCCAGTTCCGCGTCGTTCAATTCCTTGTTGACGCCGTCCGTGCACAGCAGAAACTGCATCCCCGGTCGGCTGCCGGCCACGACCCAGTCGACGTAGAGCGTCTCGTCGACGCCCACCGCCCGCGTCAGCACACCCGCTCCCGCGCCGGGCGGCGCGCGGCGTCCGAAATACGTCACATCGACCGGCTGACCGTGCACGTGGTCTTGCGTGAGCAACGTGAACGCGCCGTGATCGTCGACGTAGACGCGGCTGTCGCCCACCCAGCCGCACAGCACGAACTGCGGGTCGTGCACCAGCAACGCGACCGTCGAGCCAATTACATCGACCTGTTGCTCGATGGCGGCGGCGCGCAGTTCGTCGTTGACCTGCTGCAGGCTGTCCTCGATCGCTGCGACGAACTCGTAGACGTCCCCTTCGCGTCTGAGCGAGCCGAGCCGCTCGACGATCAGCGCGCTCGCAAGGTCGCCTGCCGCGTGACCGCCCATGCCATCGGCGACCACCCACAATCCGAGGTCGTCACGCAGCAGGATCGCGTCCTCGTTGCGGCGTCGCACCTTGCCGGTCTCGGTGTGGCCAGCGGAACGGCAACGGGTCGTCATGCGCCCACTCCGATGACCGCGAGCGGCCACAGTTCGGACCGGCCGCTGAGCCCCGCGCAGACGGCCAGATGAATGCGAGCGTCTTCGTGACTGGACAAGCCAAGCGCTTCGGCAAGACAGGTGCGCGGGAGTTGAACCAGCTCACGGGTGACGAGCAGCAACAGACGATCGCCATGCTCCAGCACGATGTGCGCCTCGTCGCAATCCGGTTCACCTGCCGCGCCGATGCCGGGCATGTCGATCCATGTGTCGCCGAACAGCAGATCGTCGAATTCGCCGCCCGCGCCTGCTGCCCGTTCGACAAACAGCGGATGCACCTGACCGTGCCGCCAGAGCCACGCGGATGCCGCGCCGAAGCGCAGCAGGCGCACCGCAGCACCCTCGAAGCGGGCGATCAGCGCGGCGCCGTTTTCCGGTGTCTCCTCGCGCGACGCCTCGTCATGCACGCGCAATTGCGCGTGCAACTCCATGAGCGCCGATCGCAGGCGTTCGAGATCCCCCTCGACCGTACGCGCGGCTTCGCGGATGCGGTATGCAGCGAGACGACCCGGCATATCGGGACCATCGTCAGCGCACAGCACCAGCATGCGGCCGTCATCGAGACTCGGCATCGCGGGTTGCATATCCACGGCAACATCGACGTCATGGACCGGTTGCAGACCCCGCTCGCTTCCGGAATCAGGAATGCTTAACGGGGCAGTCTCGCCGGGCTGCTCCGCACGGTGCTCCAGCAGAGTCGCATAACTGCGCGGCAAGCCACGCGTCGCGAGCAGAGTGCCCGCGCTCGCAGTCCACCACAGGCACCACGGACCCGGGCGCAAGCTCAACTGCGTCCACGTTTGCGCCAGCATGATCCCCGTAGCCGCACCGGCAGGCGGCGTCATCATCCATTGCCCACTGTCCCAAGGCAGCGCCCGCCAGATTGCGCCAATACCCGCCTCGTATGTCGAAGGGCCGGCCAACGCGGCGACCCGCGCATCGAAGGTCTCGACGCTCACAGCGTCGTAGAGCGCGCCGCGATAGACACGCTCGAGTGCATCGAACCACGCATCGTTACTGAGGATCGCGGTGACATCGCCGCTACAGGGCGCCGCGAGCACGAGCGGAAACGCGCGACCGAGCCGGTCCACCGCCGGCCCGACGAGTCCGCACCACGCGCCCTGGCCACACACCTGTGCAGGCAATATGAAGCGCCACGCCGCACCTTGCTTCCAGGCCAGCGTCCACTGGTCACCCAGTTCGCGCCGCCCGGTTTCGACAGCGCGCTGGAAATGCCGGTCCCAGTCATCGATGAAAGCCGGGGCCAGCCGTCGCTGGACAAAATCGCCTGCCCCCGGCAGCTTGCCGTAAAAGCCGACGCCGCCCGTCATCGCGGACACCTGAATTCCCGTACCTCGCCGTTGAGGAACGGGTTCTCGAGGCTCGCCGGCTGGATCGGCAGTTTCACCGTGTGCCCGTCGAAATCAAAACTGGCGAGATAGCGCAGATCGCCCTGCTTCTGCAGATGCGCAGCATCGAGCGCATGGAAAAAGGCCCAATCGCCGTCGTACTTCAACGGTGCACCGACCGGCTGGCCAGATGTATCGAACGCCGTCACGACCACGTGCCCGGGCTGCGGACCGGGCCAGGTCATCGTCATGCTGGCCGTACCGTTGGCGGAGTAGTCGTACTTCTGCCCGTCGATCTCGATCGAAAGCTTCGCGATGGACGGATCCAGTTGCGGCGCGAGCAGCGTGAAGCCAACCGCAAGCTGTGCACCGTTGCGGAAATAGATCTGGCGGATCGCGTCAGCAGCCTGCGCTTCACTCAGCACCGAAGCGGGACCCGCCGGCACGCCGGGTTTCCAGCGCCATGCCCGCCCGCTCGTATCGACGAATTTCGCCAGCGTCGATTTGAAGAAGCCGTCGAAGCGGCCGCCATTGCCGAACAGATCGGTGAAATTCTGCAACGGAATGTCCGAGGCGCCGTTCGCCGCGAACGGATAGCGCCCGTCCACCATGCGCGTGCAGTCGTTGCCGGCCGCTGCGCGGAACTGATCGGCGAGCGCCGCACTGTTGCCGCTCGCAACAAGCGACGCGCTCTTCGTCGCCACACCCGATACCAGCGAGGCGACCTGCGGTGGCAGCTCGCCCGTCTCCTGGCGCGCTGCGAGGACCGCGGGGTTGTTCTGCGTGGCGGGGTCGCTCAGATCGGACATCGATAGCAAGCTCTTGCTCAACTGGTCGAGCACGCCGATCGTGTGGTCGAGCGGTGTCGAACCGGGCGTACCCGCGCTCAACTGGTTCAGCTGCGCGAAGTGCGCCTCGATGGCGGCGCCCGGCCGGGTGCCGCTTGTCCCGCTCGCCGTGTCCACGCCGTTCGCCGCGGCAGCAGCCGTGCCATTGGGCAGCGTGGCGCCAGCGCCGCGCAACTCGCTGCCGAGGCGCGTATTGAGCGCCCTTCGCGCCGCGAGGTTCTCGCCCACCGTCTTCGCCTGCGAAGCGGCTGCGGCCTCGGCTGCGCCCGATGCGGCCTCATCATGCGCCGGACTTCGCAGCATGTCGCTGGTGTTATCGCGCACCAGCTGCAGCAACGCCTTCAGCGGCGAACCCGGACCAGACAGTTTCGCGGCCACGGCACTTGCGCTCTGGATATCGCTGACCGGTTGCAGTTGCAGGTCGTCAAGCAAGGCATCCCATGCCTTGATGTAGTCCTGCTCGTACAACGCCAGCACCTGCTGGGCATAACGCGAGCGCGCCAGCGGCTCGACGCGGCCCGCATTGAATACCCAGTAGTCCTTGACGAAGCGATCTACCGACTGGTCGATCCCGCCGTTCACTTCGGCCGCGAAATACGGCTGAGTGAAAAGCGCCGGAAACGGCTGCGATAGCGGCGCACCGCTCTTGCGGCGAAACACATTGCCGAGCAATCCGAGCGTCTGATCGAGCCGCACTGGCGGCACGCCGGAACGCGCGGCGTCGAGCTGGACACTGCCGTACACGAGGGTCGCCAGATCGGCGGTCTTGAGCGTCGCACGCGCCTGATCGATCAGTGCACTATCGAGCGTCAACGCGCGCGGCTTCTGCGAATCGTCGACCAATGCCGAGAAGTGCCGGTCGAGTGCGCTCTGGATCGCGGGGTCCTGCGGGAACAGACGCCGCCATTCGATGCTCGCAAGCGCCGCAAGCTCGCCCGGATCCAGATGCTGTGGCTGACCCAGCATCAGATAGCCCTTCAGATAGTCGTAAAGCGACTGCGGGTCGTTGGCGCTGGCACTGAGACCTTCGCGGAACCGGACGCCGACACCCGGCAGCAGCGTGCCGTTCAGCTCGCGCAGATACGCACTGTGAACCTGCGCATACAATGCATGCCCTTCGAACAGACCGAAGCGCATCAGCAGCGGAACGTGCCCCTGGTACTGACCCGCGACGTCCTGCGTGTCTGCAATGACCTCGAGACGGCCGAGCGCACGGGCAAACCAGGCCTTCAGATCCGGCGCGCCAGCAAGGCTATTGCCGGGCGGCAGGTCCTTCAGCTGATCCTGCACCTCGTCGACGTAGAGGCGGTTGCGTTCGTAGCTGGTCGCGAAGCCTGTCACCAGCAGCGCGGTCAGCAACGCGATGCCGGCATAAATGGCCGCCTGCATCGCGATCTTCTGCCGCTCCAGCCGCGGATTGGTGCCGGCGAGGCCCGACTCGCGAAACAGCACATCCTTGAGCAGCCGTTCGACGAAGAAAGTGCGGCGCTGCGTCGAGCGGCCCTGCACGCGGCCAGCGTCCACGCCGAAGGTACGTGCGACGGCGCTCAGCATGCGGTCGATCGGCGCGCCCTCCTGGGTGCCCGAAGTCAGGTACGCGCCGCGCAGCAGCGGCGTCGCGCCGTATTGAGAATTCCCGAATGCGCCTTCGACGAATTGCCTGGCAATCTCGCGAAACGCGCCGAGCTGCTGCGGAAAACTGAGCACAGCGGCGCGGCGGCTACGGTCGCGCTGGGCGTGCAGACGCTCGATCACGCGTGTGTTCAACTGCTCCAGCAACAGGTCGAATTCGCCCGTAAAGCGTGTGCTGGCGGTGCCGTCGAAACTCGAATCGACCGGGAAGGTCATGCCCCAGACCTGGCGGCGCAGGTCCGGTCCGAGATCGTCGAAGAACTCCCCAAATCCCGCAACGAGGTCACACTTGGTGAACACCAGATACACCGGAAACGCCACCTTCAGATGCTCCGACAACTCGTCGAGACGGCGTCGTACCGCGCGGATGTGCTGTTGGCGCGCGTCGTCGTCGAGTGTCAACAGATCCGATACGCTCATCGTCACGATCACGCCGTTCAGCGGCCGGCGCTTGCGATATCGGCGTAACAGTCCGAGGAACGACTGCCATGCCGAGCCGTCGGCGAGCGCATCGGAATCCTGAGTTGTGTAACGGCCAGCCGTATCGAGAAACACTGCTTCATCGGTGAACCACCAGTCGCAGTTGCGCGTGCCGCCAATACCGCGGATCGCATCCTTGCCAAAGCGTTCGGCGAGGGGGAAGTCCAGTCCGGAATTCTGCAGGAGGGTGCTCTTACCCGAACCAGGCGGCCCGATCACGACATACCATGGCAACGCGTACAGGTTGCCGCCATTGCGCCGTGTTTTGCGCAAGGTATCGACCGCCTCGCGAAAGCGCTGCTGCAGTTGCGTGCTCTCGGCGAAATTGCGCTCGTCAGCAGCAGACGATGCGTTCTGTCCGGCAAGTTCGCCCGGTAGTTGCGCAGTCTTGCGCTGCATCCGCCACTGCATCACCTGCATGCACAACAGCCAGATCAGCACGAGCGCAAGGATCAGGGCGACGCGCGATGCGGCGCTCGCGAGCGGCTGCCGGTCGCCGATGCCGAGATACGGACCAGCCAGCCAGATCAGTGCTGCGATCAGCAACATGCCGGCTGCGATCGCAAACCATCGGGACGTCGCCCAGGTTTTTAGCGAATTCATGGGCTCAGTTCTCCGGGATGTAGAGGATTTCGACGCGCCGGTTGCGCGCCCGGTTAGCGGGCAGATCGGCCGGCGTGGCGATCGGCTGCGACGAACCTGCGCCGTTCGACTCGAGCCTGCGCGGATCGTCGAGGCCCTGCGCGAGGATTTGCGCGGTGTTCTGCGCACGCGCCGTCGACAATTCGAAGTTGTCCTTGAATTTCAGGGAGCGCACGGGCTGGTCGTCGGTATGGCCGACCACGACAACCCGGCCTTGCACCTGATTCAACGCCCACGTGATACGGTGCAGGAGCGGCACAACCGCAGGGGCGATATCGGCACCGCCGGACGGGAACAGCTCCGCCGCAGCCAGACGCACGGTGTCGCGGCCGTCGGCCTGCTCGTCGACGCTTAGCTGCCCCGCCTGCTCCTGTGGTGCAAACAGTTGCTTGAGCGTCAGATGCGCGGCCTTGGGCGTCGCGACCGTTTGTGGCGGCGCGGCCTCCTCGAGGCCGATCGTGGCAAGCTGCGCGTTGACGGGTGCCGTAAGTGCGTTGAGCCGCGTGAAGAAGAACAGGAACGTCCCCAGCACGATCAGGAGCGCAGCGGCGCTTGCCACCCACAGCGGCACGTGGCGCATCACCGGATTGCGCCGGTCTTCGACACCGCGCCAGTGCGGCGCCAGTTCGTCGGCGGGCGCTTCGCGAAGCCCACGGATGCGGCGGTACAGGTCGTCCTGAATGTCGGCCAGACGCGCGAGGCCGCCCTGCTCCACCAGATAGCGGCCGCCGAAACCCAACGCCAGGCAGATGTACATCATTTCGATCAGGTCCAGATGACGCGAGAAGTCCACGCTCAGTCGATCGAGGATCTGGAAGAACTTGGCGCCGCCGTAGGTTTCGCCGTGGAAGGTTACGAGCAATGTTTTCTGGGTCCAGCCACTCTGGTCGCTCCATGGCGCGTTGTTCACAGACTCGTCGAGCATCGTGCACAGCACGTAGCGCGCGGCCATGATCGTCTGCGTGTTGATTCCCGCATCTTGCGTATAACGCTCAAAGCTTCGCACGTGCGCTACGGCCTGCTCGCGCAGACGGCCGATGTCGACCGGTGGCGCCACGCTGTGCCGCAACTGCACCGCCAGCAGCAGTAGCGGATTGGCGGCGCGAACGAGCGGATTAGCGACGCCGCTAAGGAAGTCGCCCAGTTCGGCGCGCAGTGCGGCCCGCCTGGGCGGCTGGGCGAATTGACCGGGTTGCGTGGTTTGTGCGCTTTGTGCGGCACGCACGGTCTGCGGGCGCGGCGACATGATGCGTGTCGCGTCGTCGGCGTTGCCTGTAGCCGTCGCACCCGTCATGTCCAGCGAGTCACGCGGACGCACGAGGGTCGCGTCGGCGCGCACCGAGTCATTGGAGCGGTTGCCGGGATTCATGCGCGCACCGCCCACAGTTGCAGATCGAGTCCGGCAAAACCGCTGCCGAAGTGCATCGCGATGCCTCCGGATGTCTTCAGCATGCGCCACATCGGCGAGTTCCGGTCGCACTCGAAGTACAGGAAGCCAGACGTGTACGGCAGTTGGCGCGGCGCCACTGCCATCGGCGATACGCCGATGCCTGGAAGTTGCAGATTGACCAGGTCGCGGATCTTTTCGACCGGGCCGATCTTCGACTGCGTCGGTAACTGCCGGCGCATGTCCTCGGACTTCAGATCTGCTTTCGCCGCCAGCACAAAGGTTGCCGTATCGAGCAGCGTCAGATCGGGCACGACACCCACCCAGACACCGTACTTGCGTTGCTGCAGCGGAATCGCCACGGCGTTTTGCTCGAGCACCGCGCTCAGCGCGAGGCGCAACGCCGCGATCACCGGCTCGAAGCTCTCGCGCAGCGCCTCGTGGCGGTACGGCGGAAAGGCTTGTACGCGCTTTCCGGGCGACGTGAAGGTGGCAAGTTCGCCAGCCAGTTCGAGCAGCAGGCCGAATAATGCTTCAGGGTGCAACAGCGGCGCTTCGGCCAGATGCGCAACGAGCGGCTGATAACGATTGATGACCTGCAGCATCAGGAAGTCGGCGATCTCGGCGGCGCCACCACGATCGGTTTCGGCGACACGGCCCGCGAGTGCCTCGCCGCGCTGATGCAACAAGCCGAGCAGTTCGGAGAGGAACGTCACCAGCCGCCTCGCCGCCTCGGTGTTGAGCGCGCTCGGCATAAAGCCGTCATCGAGAATCACGCGCCGGTCGGCCCGGCATTCGACCACCCGGGCGAGCGGAATGCTCATCAGGCCTTCGGCGGGCTGCGACTCCGGCAACAGACGCGTGCTCATCCCCGCCACTTCGAGTGCCGTGACCCCTTCCATGCTGCCGGAGGCATCGAGCACTTCGGTTTCGCGCACCCGATAGCGAAACAGCTGGTCAGAGCCCGCGTCAGGCCACGCGCTGTCAGGTTGGGTTGTCGAGCGCAGCGGCAACGTCAGATGCACGACCTGGTCGCGCCAGTTCGCGTCGATGTCGAGCGGTGGCGGCAACGGATCGTCTCCAGGCATCGCGAACGGCGTGCCATCGGGAAACACGCCTCGCGCACGCTTGATGCCGAGCTTGCCGATCGCGAGCAGCTCGCTTTCCAGCTCGAGCTCCTGAAAGCCCCAGCCGTGCGGACGCAGCGCGCCGGTGCGCAGTTGCACGTAGCGTTCGAAGTAGCGCTCCTGCTGCTGCATGTGCTGCGGCCTGAGAAACAGGCCTTCGCTCCATACCACCTTGTTGTTCTGAGTCATGTCGGAATGCCGGGTAATGGTTCTTCAAGCGTCGTGCGCGATCGGTCGCTCACGACGGCGGGTGATAGCCTGGAATGCTTCGTGTCGCGATAGACCCGCGGACGGCCTTCAGTTGCGCCGCTTTTTCAGGCGCCCTAGCTGCTCTTCATAGGCGCGAGCGAATTCGTCGCCAAACAGTCTTCGAAAGCATTCGTCAGGATTCCTTGTGACTGCTTCGAACTCTTCCTTGTAACGTTCCCAATGTCGCGACCGGCCGCCAAACGGCAGCCGCCGCGTGCTGCCTTCGTTGAACTGCTCGATTCGTGCGGGGTCGAAGTGCGCAAGCATCGAATCGAAAGCGGAACGTACGCCGGCTAGCATCGCCATCTGATGATTGCGGATGTCCTCGGCGGCATCGGCGAGAGCGGCGCTACCCGAGAGAAATCCGCCGTCGGGCGCTGCGAGCAGCCGTTTGACCGACTCCTTCGCGGTCGGCGCGAACTTCAGCGGGTTGTTTTCCGAGCGCTGGATCAGCGTTGCGGGTAGCCGGAAGCTGTTTTTCAATTCTGCCCGGGCGCGTAATACGTCCATCATCGCGTCCACGGCGATCTCGAACATTGCGTCGAGTCCGGATAAGTTTGGCTCAGCGACAGGCACCTGTACCGGAGGCGTGGGCGGCGCTGTAAGAGGGGCGGCGAGCTCGGCCGACGGCGCACCAGCGTCCGCCATACCCACGCCTGGCATCGGCGGGGGCGGGGTTTCCGGCGCTGACGGTGCGCGCACGGGTGGCTCCGTCACCGTCTGCAATGCATCTGCGCCGGCGTCGGTGGCTGGCGCTTTATCCGGCGACTCGAATGCCATCTCCGTCGACACCTCACCTTGACCCACGTCCGCCGCCTCAGCATGCACGGCGGCCCGATAGCCGGTTGCGTCCCAGTCGTCCGGGAGCATCGGCGCATCGACGCGCGCCGCCTGCGGTTGCGGCGGCCGATACCGGTCGGCAACCGAGGGCGTGTGGTTCCAGTCCTGAGCCGGCGGCGCGAGCGGCGGCGGTTCATCCTGATACGAAGACGGCGCATCGAACAGCGCCAGCGGATCGAGGCTGGAGTCGGGAGCAGGCGACGTAGCGCCCGGTATCAAGCCTTCAGCTTCGCCTCCAGCGTCTGACCCGGCATCACGCGCCGGGCGAAGCAGCAGACTCAGGTCCAGCGGACTCCTGTTTTCATCCGCAGCAAACGCAGGACGCGCAAGCGCCGCGGACGCGGGTGCAGGTGCGGGCGTGGCTGCCGGGAGGGGTGCCGCTACGGGCGTTGCTACAGCACTCTCACCCACGCCACCGAAGCGCGTTTCATCTTCCCGGCTCAGCCGCACGCTCACCTCGAAGGTATCGATCTGCAACCGGTCACCCTCCTTCAGTGCAGCCGGCTCCCCCTTGCGCAACGGCGCGCCGTTCAGCAGCATGCCGTTGGTACTCCGATCCTCGATGAAGTAAATGCCATTCAGGTAACGTACGACAGCATGGAGGCGCGATACGCCTTCCGAGCCGAGCATCCAGTCGCACTCCTCGGAGCGGCCAATGCTGCCATCGCGGCAGTCGAACCGCTGTTCACGGCGACCGTCGAAACGCTGCGCGCGTTCGCCTTCCAGCGCGAGGATCAAGCCAGGCGCGACACTCATTGCAACCCTCCATCGATTCCATCAGGAATGCTCAGCAGATTCAGGGCGTCGCGCACAAATGCCGTGCGGCGCGCATCGAACTGCG
The sequence above is drawn from the Paraburkholderia phenazinium genome and encodes:
- a CDS encoding PP2C family protein-serine/threonine phosphatase, whose product is MTTRCRSAGHTETGKVRRRNEDAILLRDDLGLWVVADGMGGHAAGDLASALIVERLGSLRREGDVYEFVAAIEDSLQQVNDELRAAAIEQQVDVIGSTVALLVHDPQFVLCGWVGDSRVYVDDHGAFTLLTQDHVHGQPVDVTYFGRRAPPGAGAGVLTRAVGVDETLYVDWVVAGSRPGMQFLLCTDGVNKELNDAELANACCTPDDPQEQVRRLFALALAGRARDNISAVFVRLDAS
- the tssM gene encoding type VI secretion system membrane subunit TssM, producing the protein MNSLKTWATSRWFAIAAGMLLIAALIWLAGPYLGIGDRQPLASAASRVALILALVLIWLLCMQVMQWRMQRKTAQLPGELAGQNASSAADERNFAESTQLQQRFREAVDTLRKTRRNGGNLYALPWYVVIGPPGSGKSTLLQNSGLDFPLAERFGKDAIRGIGGTRNCDWWFTDEAVFLDTAGRYTTQDSDALADGSAWQSFLGLLRRYRKRRPLNGVIVTMSVSDLLTLDDDARQQHIRAVRRRLDELSEHLKVAFPVYLVFTKCDLVAGFGEFFDDLGPDLRRQVWGMTFPVDSSFDGTASTRFTGEFDLLLEQLNTRVIERLHAQRDRSRRAAVLSFPQQLGAFREIARQFVEGAFGNSQYGATPLLRGAYLTSGTQEGAPIDRMLSAVARTFGVDAGRVQGRSTQRRTFFVERLLKDVLFRESGLAGTNPRLERQKIAMQAAIYAGIALLTALLVTGFATSYERNRLYVDEVQDQLKDLPPGNSLAGAPDLKAWFARALGRLEVIADTQDVAGQYQGHVPLLMRFGLFEGHALYAQVHSAYLRELNGTLLPGVGVRFREGLSASANDPQSLYDYLKGYLMLGQPQHLDPGELAALASIEWRRLFPQDPAIQSALDRHFSALVDDSQKPRALTLDSALIDQARATLKTADLATLVYGSVQLDAARSGVPPVRLDQTLGLLGNVFRRKSGAPLSQPFPALFTQPYFAAEVNGGIDQSVDRFVKDYWVFNAGRVEPLARSRYAQQVLALYEQDYIKAWDALLDDLQLQPVSDIQSASAVAAKLSGPGSPLKALLQLVRDNTSDMLRSPAHDEAASGAAEAAAASQAKTVGENLAARRALNTRLGSELRGAGATLPNGTAAAAANGVDTASGTSGTRPGAAIEAHFAQLNQLSAGTPGSTPLDHTIGVLDQLSKSLLSMSDLSDPATQNNPAVLAARQETGELPPQVASLVSGVATKSASLVASGNSAALADQFRAAAGNDCTRMVDGRYPFAANGASDIPLQNFTDLFGNGGRFDGFFKSTLAKFVDTSGRAWRWKPGVPAGPASVLSEAQAADAIRQIYFRNGAQLAVGFTLLAPQLDPSIAKLSIEIDGQKYDYSANGTASMTMTWPGPQPGHVVVTAFDTSGQPVGAPLKYDGDWAFFHALDAAHLQKQGDLRYLASFDFDGHTVKLPIQPASLENPFLNGEVREFRCPR
- a CDS encoding serine/threonine-protein kinase, which encodes MNNFNDFLAACRERTSTLATLFDSLKAGYGRLIASKHAVPSLPPRTHRTADVESHPPPGHAASSARSLSDSDAGSEAESDADDFELTRVQSARSGHQHALASVHGADADATVVKPASSANSRRTGTGNSAADGSLNRASWQSLAEVQSVEHASVGMLLKGRFLLERELGRGGMGVVYLAKDERKVEARDRDPYVAVKVLNDEFRRHPDALIALQREARRAQRLADDHIVHVYDFDKDGTIVYMTMEYIDGTDLRTLIRERASGGMPFDEAWPLIEGMAHALQRAHASGIVHSDFKPGNVMVTRDYVAKVFDFGIARAGMSGAGAVGEQTVFDAGTLGALTPAYASLEMIEGAHPAVRDDVYALGCVIFELLTGSHPFDRHSADVAMKEGRQPPVVAGLSRRQQKALCDAVAFHGEERPHSVEALIDGLRRRSTSERLAPYVGTALAVAALAAGGAMLHTQMRHRQLETAIERLAAANPQHYVNENQMMTALDALGEDERERAVLDQSEAIQAFLLERLDAYWNPTLGRFDYGAVRHVFELRDRLKLFSPTFDGRRKRIEDERNDLLGRLGGDLDQASERDALFEDQPGSAAEILERIRALDPGSALLKNSQLESKYDAAIGQSIDLGQLDKARSRMTLALQLFPDSMLLQQRHAQLDAAVADAAAHPDAHANRASVDDARRALTQLAARPAASSEWLDAVTSAMSSLRGDDAPETEQAIEMLVDGIITAAEKVNDPGQAQQYLDLVQAGLRYAPRSTALAAQRDRMQDLLQQQKIDQQIASGDPASLMDAVRLAASANDGPRALTAFERLRTLQPSDPFVSAEGRQLVAAAFLGNARALCQQGLLADAAKTAAQGAGALSDDARLSNAAQRYQVAASILAARSQPMADPDYQTLRARYASAAAADPDGMQQLEGDLGVRVTLPQGGLRALLDQIKTQNPDTSGDVGGDAASTLDGSALPASGVDN
- the tagF gene encoding type VI secretion system-associated protein TagF, whose translation is MTGGVGFYGKLPGAGDFVQRRLAPAFIDDWDRHFQRAVETGRRELGDQWTLAWKQGAAWRFILPAQVCGQGAWCGLVGPAVDRLGRAFPLVLAAPCSGDVTAILSNDAWFDALERVYRGALYDAVSVETFDARVAALAGPSTYEAGIGAIWRALPWDSGQWMMTPPAGAATGIMLAQTWTQLSLRPGPWCLWWTASAGTLLATRGLPRSYATLLEHRAEQPGETAPLSIPDSGSERGLQPVHDVDVAVDMQPAMPSLDDGRMLVLCADDGPDMPGRLAAYRIREAARTVEGDLERLRSALMELHAQLRVHDEASREETPENGAALIARFEGAAVRLLRFGAASAWLWRHGQVHPLFVERAAGAGGEFDDLLFGDTWIDMPGIGAAGEPDCDEAHIVLEHGDRLLLLVTRELVQLPRTCLAEALGLSSHEDARIHLAVCAGLSGRSELWPLAVIGVGA